A single genomic interval of Chitinophaga sp. 180180018-3 harbors:
- the gyrB gene encoding DNA topoisomerase (ATP-hydrolyzing) subunit B, whose protein sequence is MSEELVQAPSPSSNGYDAGSIQILEGLEAVRKRPAMYIGDIGIKGLHHLVYEVVDNSIDEALAGYCKNIEVTILEDNSIRVYDDGRGIPTGIIPKEGRSALEVVMTVLHAGGKFDKNTYKVSGGLHGVGVSCVNALSTKLYVTVEREGKIFEQEFHRGVPQYAVREIGNSDKTGTTILFKPDNEIFKETTYNREILASRLRELSYLNRKISITLSDEREKDEEGKIFSETFYSEGGIKEFIQMLDKSGRRNPLLPAPIYVEAHDPASNVAVEVAMVYNDAFSENIFSYVNNINTIEGGTHVAGFRRAITRVFKAYGDKNKMFEKSKVEVTGDDFREGLSAIISVKVPEPQFEGQTKTKLGNSDVMGVVDSSVASVLDAFLEENPKEAKTVISKVVLAAQAREAARKARQLVQRKSVMTGSGLPGKLADCSDNDPAKCELYLVEGDSAGGTAKQGRNRNFQAILPLRGKILNVEKAMEHKIYEDNEIKNIFTALGVTIGTEEDDKALNLTKLRYHKLIIMTDADVDGSHIATLILTFVFRYMKAMVEQGYVYIAQPPLYLVKKGKEQIYAWTEDQRKEAITRLAGGGKEDSVTVQRYKGLGEMNAEQLWDTTMNPEQRTLKQVTIESAAEADRVFSMLMGDEVPPRRAFIESHAKYAKIDA, encoded by the coding sequence AAGCTGTACGGAAGCGTCCGGCGATGTATATCGGTGATATTGGCATCAAAGGTCTCCATCACCTGGTTTATGAGGTCGTAGACAACTCCATTGACGAAGCCCTGGCAGGATATTGCAAAAACATCGAGGTGACCATACTGGAGGATAATTCCATCCGGGTATATGATGATGGTCGTGGTATTCCCACAGGTATCATTCCGAAAGAAGGCCGTTCAGCGCTCGAAGTAGTAATGACGGTGCTTCACGCGGGTGGTAAATTTGACAAAAACACCTATAAAGTATCCGGTGGTTTGCACGGGGTAGGTGTGAGTTGCGTGAACGCCCTGAGTACTAAACTGTATGTTACTGTAGAACGTGAAGGAAAAATATTCGAGCAGGAATTCCATCGTGGTGTGCCGCAGTATGCTGTACGGGAAATCGGCAACAGCGACAAAACAGGCACCACTATTCTTTTCAAACCCGATAATGAGATTTTCAAGGAAACCACCTACAACCGTGAGATCCTTGCCAGCCGCTTGCGCGAATTATCTTACCTGAACCGCAAAATCAGCATCACTTTATCCGACGAACGCGAGAAAGATGAAGAAGGAAAGATCTTTTCTGAAACTTTCTACAGCGAAGGCGGTATCAAGGAATTTATCCAGATGCTTGATAAGAGTGGTCGTCGTAACCCGCTGCTGCCGGCTCCCATTTATGTGGAAGCTCATGATCCCGCATCTAATGTGGCAGTGGAAGTAGCGATGGTTTATAATGATGCCTTCAGCGAAAACATCTTCTCCTACGTAAATAATATCAACACCATTGAAGGGGGTACGCATGTAGCCGGCTTCCGTCGTGCTATTACCCGCGTGTTCAAGGCTTATGGTGATAAGAATAAAATGTTTGAGAAATCGAAGGTAGAAGTGACCGGAGATGACTTCCGCGAAGGTCTTAGCGCTATCATCAGCGTGAAAGTACCTGAGCCTCAGTTTGAAGGACAAACCAAAACCAAGCTGGGTAACTCGGATGTGATGGGCGTTGTAGACAGCTCTGTTGCTTCTGTACTGGATGCTTTCCTGGAAGAAAATCCCAAGGAAGCCAAGACGGTGATCAGCAAGGTAGTATTGGCCGCACAGGCGCGTGAAGCTGCCCGGAAGGCCCGCCAGCTGGTACAACGTAAGAGCGTGATGACCGGAAGCGGCCTGCCTGGTAAACTGGCCGACTGCTCCGATAACGATCCTGCAAAATGTGAACTGTACCTGGTAGAGGGTGACTCTGCGGGTGGTACTGCCAAACAGGGTCGTAACCGTAACTTCCAGGCGATCCTGCCGCTGCGTGGTAAGATTCTGAATGTGGAGAAAGCCATGGAGCATAAAATTTATGAAGACAATGAAATCAAAAATATCTTCACTGCCCTGGGCGTAACCATCGGTACTGAAGAAGATGATAAAGCCCTGAACCTCACCAAACTGCGTTATCACAAACTCATCATCATGACGGATGCCGATGTGGACGGAAGCCACATTGCCACCCTCATCCTGACCTTTGTATTCCGTTATATGAAAGCGATGGTAGAGCAGGGTTATGTATACATTGCCCAGCCTCCACTGTACCTGGTGAAGAAAGGAAAGGAACAAATCTATGCCTGGACGGAAGACCAACGCAAAGAAGCCATCACCAGACTGGCCGGCGGCGGTAAAGAAGACAGCGTAACTGTTCAGCGTTATAAAGGTTTGGGTGAAATGAATGCTGAGCAATTGTGGGATACCACCATGAATCCTGAACAGCGTACCCTGAAACAGGTAACCATTGAAAGTGCTGCTGAAGCGGATCGCGTATTCAGCATGCTGATGGGAGACGAAGTACCTCCACGCAGAGCGTTCATTGAGTCGCATGCGAAGTATGCGAAGATTGACGCATAG